The Cryptomeria japonica chromosome 6, Sugi_1.0, whole genome shotgun sequence genomic interval tgctatagtgacaatattaattatatttaattaatattgagaggaatttgaattaacataattaattaattaattatgcgaggaattaaaaataattaaaataattatttttaagtgtttaCAAATATATTGAGTTACTTTTGGAGTGGGGGGTTTTTCTtatgaaagggttttccccacgtaaatcactgtgttgctGTGTTGTGGTAGGCatgatatttaaattatttctattaagtttctgtaactgctgatgctctgcgaaatggacaagtgttagattaaagcttgtggtggaataacacacaaaaacaacaagaaacaaggatcaaagttagtgttattcaaccaaaaactaatctaagtaggcatatcaaaagagacactaaaaacatgctaaagtatttaactagggaaacaaatatcacaaggcatctccaaatgccttctaacatgctcttagctctttctcctttgttcctctcctctccaagttccaaattagtgtagctctcagcagctttttgcactatggatgcttatggagtttcaagattgtagatgattaactatgctatgcaagtgtaaaacaaactaattagatatattatgaaacgaactaagatttattttagtctacaatgacaatatatgtgatttatgttaaatgctctctctaaaattcactatagattaaatgcatacaagttttcaggatctggattatgaagaaatgggctctatttataggaaaaatggagcaatggatggctgagattgagtaatctcaacaagggtcaggactgaatgatatcaaatccatgtgaaggctttcaacccaatcccaggatgacaagtgtcaatatgagataggttgagaggagagggactaagcattaaatgcttgatatgacctgaaggttaacctgggagtcaaggtcaaggttgggttgagtgaataaattctttattcaaaaaataaagcctttatccaatggataaactcttgtgcaaaggtaaaagggataaccatggtcaaagcaataaatttttgaggagacacatgagtcacatgagggttgagttaggggttaaccataaatggtcatgtaagagccataagtggtttggaagacttttagaggttaaattgttgaacacacaaaacatttaatgcttttcaaagactttgaagtcttcgAGAAGTGATtacaagttgcttaggaatgtgacaataattagggaatggattaggctaactgattaggattagataggttctagacgAATTTACgaagggcaagtgggagatgtaggaaaatgcaagtggggggaataaatgatttaaataaatgttttttttaatttatttaaaagaggaaaaaggattaaattgaataaataagattttattcatttaattgactgtgaatttggtttaatgaattaattaaaataaattgaataatatatttaattaataggagaatgttttgaagatgaattaattaaattttaatttaattaactgatggctagtggatttttaatcaaaaaaatagcaaatatttatttaattaaaatggacagatttataaATTAGAAGATATGGCGGAGTGGAGCAGGTTCATGGGCTTTCAGAGGCATAAGGGTTTTACTTACAGAGAAGACGCAAAGAGGAGATGGCCTTTCAAGAGAAGCCACGACCACGGATGGAAGGTGTTTGGTCGACAATCCCAGTGACCAGGCTCTTGGGCATGGAAGGCTCCGGGGAATGTCATGCCCTGGAACCGAAGGCAAGAAGAGGATCCCAATTCACCATGGAGACAAAAGGCAAGTTCCTTTTGCGGATATCGTGATCTCGGAACTGGTCCAAAAGTGGACGTCAGATTGGTGCAGGAGAAGTTTTGGCGGCCAAAGATTTCCACAGAAGCGGCAAAGACCCTAAAGGTAAACCCTAATGCCGAAATCAATAGAGTTATGACATTTGAACTTTCAAATGAGGTCTGGAAAGAATCTCTCGACTTTCTTAAAAATAAAGGCCTTTTTGTTAAATGGGCTGGGAAATGGCTGACTTTTTCCAAATTTAGGAACTGGTGTGATCAGAGCTAGGGAGAAGGCATGGACTTAAGAACATTGGGAAATGGGTATTATTTAGTAGTCTGCCCATCAGCTGAGGACAAAGATTGGATTTTAGCCAATGGCCCCTTTTTTATTGAAGGAAAAGGTTTAAACATCTCTGTTTGGTCCCCAAACTTTATTCCATTTGAAGCCACAATAGAAAAACCCTCATTTAGATTAAACTTCCGGGGCTACCATAAGAGTATAAGGATGCAGAAACACTGAAACAAATAGGTAACCATTTGGGGGAATTTGTAAAGTCAGAAGAGCTTGTTGACCCATCAGATTTCAGTATGATTTCTAGAATATGTGTAAATTGGCAGACAGTTCATAACCTACCAGACACACTTGAGATTAAAACAGGGATGGGAATATGGAAACAAAAGATAAAGTTATAGGAAGAAATGAAATCTTGTGCGAAATGCTCCAACATAATGCATCCTCTGGGTTTTTTCAATCTAGAcacaaaaggaaaagagaacatGCAACAACATCTGGAAAAGGAGATTATTAGATTGACAGAAGGTTTTTATGGTGAAAGACAGTGGATAGAAAAAGATTGGGAGATAAACTCAATTGGAAAATATTATGGATATGGTGAAAAAGGGGCACAGATGGATAGTATAGAATATCAATAATCTATCATTGATGAGACCTTTATGGTAGAGGCTCAATCCGTTGCTCATATTAACAGGAAAAAGGTTTCAGAGAAAGGCAGGGAAGAATGCTTCCTCCTAAACACTGGGAGGGAAGGAAGTTTGGTAGAGATGGACACTCAGAAAGGTGGTTGGAGGGAAACGACTTCAGGAGAGGAGGGCAGAAAAAATAACCCTCAGGAAAAAAAGGCCCCAATCCAAGAGGAGAACACATCAGACTCCCTAATGTGCATGGTAAATAATAAGACTACAAAACAGGGGATAACGTTAACTAATCTCTCACCCAATGCAATGAACTTAATGGAGGACAACATAGTCTGACCCAATTAGGAAATTGAAACAAATTCAGAACAAATGCAATCTATGGGCAACTCAAAAAAGACGAGAAGAAGTTTAGACCCTCCAGGGGAAGAACCAATATTCAAGGATATCCAAATATCCCCAATCAGAAATCTAGACAACGCTTTTGAAGGGGTAGAGGATAGTGGTGGAAATTTTACTGGATGAGATTATGACTATGAATCCTCAGGATTTCAGGATGAGGTGGATGAGGTGGGCTTGACAATAGAAGAAGGAGTGATAGAGAGGCGATCTTTGGAAACCACTCTATCCCTCCAAACCAAAGCTAAAGTTGGGGAGAAAAAGAAAAGAGGTCGAAAGTTTCAAAAATTCAAACTGGAATTGGCGGGCAATGCAGCAGGCCAAAGCAAATTGAGATCGGGAAGAGGCTATTCCTTTTCTCGAGGGCAATGAAGACCCTCTCGTGGAATGTCAGGGgatgcaatgcccctgacaagattCGCTTGATTAAGCGATGTCTTGATCAAGTGAGACCGGATATTCTTCTCTTAcaagaaacaaagatcaaagaggaggattttagtttattttctaggAAATTTCAATCGTGGAACTGTAGTTTGGTTGGAGCACAAGGTGCTTCTGGAGGTCTAGCCATGCTTTGGAAGGGTTCAGCTATTGATGTGACTATTGTTAGAGCCACTCGTTGGTGGCAATGGCTGAAAATTAAATCAATGCAATTGCAGACaagtttcttcctcttcaacatctaTGGGCCGATTAACTCAAATTTGAAAAAGCAAGTGTGGAGTGAGTTATCTGAAATTTTGTCTAATGACAAGGAAAATGTTTTCATTCTAGGAGGAGATTTCAATGCACTAATCAGACCTTCAGACAAGAAAGGGGGCATGGGGTGGAACAGGCAGAGTCAAAGAGATTTCAGCTCCTTTGTCACAAGTTCAGGTCtaattaaaatcccttttaaaACGAGAGAATTCACATGGACCAACAGGAGGAGTGGATTCCTAAATATCGCTGAAAAATTAGATAGGTTTTTCATAGCAGGAGATTGGTCCAAGAGTCACTGGACCAGCAATGCGGAGATCTTACCTTTTACAGGATCAGACCATTATCCAATATGTCTAAGGTTGCAGGATGACAACGCTCTAGAGAGGTGCCCCTTTAAGTTTGAGGCAATGTGGCTTCGGGATGGCAACATCAAAAATCTCATAGACTAATGGTGGCAACACAAGCCAGAAAACACAGGTAATAAAGCTTTCACTTTTTTCAAAAAACTTCAATTTGTAAAGGATCAACTTAAGCAATGGAATAGAGAAACTTTTAGAAACATATTCAAAGATAAGATTATTTTAGAGAAAGATCTAAAATACTTACATGAGCAAATAATTAACAATGGAATGGATGAAGACCTATATAAACAGGAAAAATCTCTCAATATCCAATATGCGGAAGTATTAGCTAGGGAGGAgatttattggagacaaaaatcaagagaaaCCTGGTTGAAGGAGGGTGACAGAAACACAAAATTCTTCCATACCTCAGTTAAAGTAAAAAGGGCTCACAAAAAGATCTTCTCAATTAAAAACCGAGGTGGAAACATACTCACAGATCAAAAACAAATTAATCAGGCAGCAATAGAGCATTTCTTTGAGATTTTCAACAGGGTGGACAATCAAGTAGAACATATGCCTCACATTCTATAGGTCATTCCCCCATGCATAATGGAGGATCACAACAAAAGGTTAATGGAGAAGGTTTCAATGGAATAGGTTAAAAAGGTTGTCTTTAGCTTAGGAGCAGACAAATCACCTAGGCTGGATGGTTTTCCAGCTCTGTTCTTTCAAAAGTTTTGGGACATATTGGCGGAAGATGTTCATGGAGTCGTAGAGGAATCAAGGAGGGGAGGATTCATGTTAAAAGACTTCAATAACACCTTCATAGCTTTGATTTCAAAAAAGGCGGAAATCAACTCTTTCGATGACTTTCGCCCAATTTCACTCTGTAATTCCATTTATAAAATCATTACAAAAGTGATTTCCAATAGGTTAAAACCAATTTTAGACCTAGTGATCTCGAATGAACAGAGTGCATTCGCTCCAGGCAGGTCTATTTTTGAAGGTATTATTCTGGCCCATGAAGCTGTTCACTCCAATAGGACAGCAAAGTCAGAGAAGACGATAGTTAAGGTTAACATTAAGAAAACCTATGATGAGGTCAATTGGGACTTTCTTATAAAAGTCCTTCAGAGGTTTGGTTTCAGTGAAGCTTGGGTCTCCTGGGTCAAAAGTTGCATTAGCTCCCCGAGATTCTCAGTCCTTGTAAATGGTAGCCCCCAAGGTTTTTTCGAATCTAAAAAAGGTTTAAGGCAAGGAGATCCTCTCTCACCATTCTTATTCATAATAATGGCAGAAGTTCTCGGACGTCTTCTCTCGAGAAAATAGGAATTAGGTGTGTGGAAGGGGGTCCAAATAGCAGCAGGAGTAAACCCCTTAACACATTTATAATTTGCAGATGACACCTTCCTAGCAGGAGATGCATTGGCTAGGGAAGGAAGGGTCATGAAAAAAACCCTAGATCTCTACGAATCAGCCTCAGGTCAAAAAGTCAATTGGCACAAGTCTGAGATTTTTTTCTTTAACTGCAATCCTAGCAAGCAAAGGGATATATGCAGACTTTTGGGAATGAGAGTGGGATCCTTACCGGGTAGATATTTAGGAATACCCTTCTTTGGTGGAGCAAACAGGACGAAGTTGTGGAAGAAACTAATAGATAGCTGCATTAATAAAATGGAAGGGTGGAAAAGCAAATGGCTAACTTCAGCGGGCAGAATTTTAATGTTGAAAACAGTTGTGTCAGCCATCCCGATTTACTCCATGATTtgccttaaaatcttgaaaaaggtcATCAACTCAATtcaacaaaagatgagaaattttttttggaatGGGGCAAATGATCAAGAAAAAATCCCTCTTTTGGCATGGGATAAAATTTGTTAAGCCAAGGAAAGAGGCGGGGCTGGTCTGAGGGACTAGCAAAAAATGAACAGTGCCCTAGGAGCAAAACTGGTCTGGAATATATACTCAAACTCAAATCAGATGTGGGTTAAAGTTTTGAGAGAAAAGTATCTTGATTCGGCAGAGGATCACAGAATCTTCACGATTCGAAACCCTCCCAAAGGGTCAGCAATTTGGAACTTCATCTTGGAGAGTCACAAGGTAGTAACAGATCATCTAACATGGCAGATTGGGAATGGGGCTAAGGCCAAATTCTGGGAGGATTCTTGGGCAGGACTACCGGCTCTGAGAGAGTTGGAAGATTTCATAGAGGCAAAGGAAGTGTTAATGTAGTTATCGGGTGATAAAGTAAAGGACTACATGCAGAGTTCTGAGGGTGACCTAGGAAAAGAATGGCATTGGAAAGATTTATCCTCAATAGGCATATCTGCTCAGGAGCAACAAAGACTAAGAAATGTGTTGAATCAGAGGAAGGCTTTCCTCATAGGTAAGGAAGATAAGGTGATTTGGTGTGGGGCTAAGGATGGTAAGTATTCAGTCAAACTGAGATTTCAACTAATAGAAGGTAGGGAGGAGGCTCCCTCAAAAACATGGACCCTTTTCTGGAGTAAAGAATTCCTCCCAAAAGCAGGTGCTTTTGCATGGTTGGCGACAAAAGGTAGAATCCTAGCAGGGGAAAGAAGGAAGAGGCTTGGCTTGGAGGGACCTTCAAAGTGTGTTATGTGCAATCAGGCAGAAGAATCAGTGGACCATTTTCTCTTAACCTACGAAGTAGCACATAAATGCTGGACTGAACTTCAGAGGAATTTAAATTGGCAGGGGCTGCTTCAATGCTCAGTAAAAGAGGTTTTTGAGAGCTGGCCAAAACAACCAAGGAAGTCAACCCTCTCATGTGTTTGGAAAATAAGCCCATCTATAGTTGTTTGGgagatatggaaggaaagaaaccaAAGAATATTTCAAGACAagatagaggatgagagaagaTTGTTATCAAGAATCAACAGAGCTATTGAAGAGGTGGTGGGATCAACAGCTTCACAATCCTCCTCATTATCCAACCCCTTTTCTTTAATGGACATAATTATTCAAAAAACATGGCCAGGAATCAAAATCAGACATGGATCAACATCAAAAAGTAAGAGAAATAAGGGAAACTTAGAAAAGGTCCAATGGAAACCACCTGAGAAGGGATGGGTAAAAGTAAACTTTGATGGAGCAGTGCAACAATCTGGGCAGCTAGCAGGGGATGGTTTTGCATTATGGGATgacaatgaaaatattttaaaatatggaGCTAAAAGACTTCAGAGGAGCACCAACAATGAGGCAGAAGCCCAAGCAGCCCTACTGGGTATAGAATTAGCAAAAAAAGAAGGGGTTAGAAACCTACATTTAGAAGGAGATTCCTTAATCATAATTCAAGCAATTATGAATGGGGAAATAAGTGCTTGGCATCTTCAAGGCCTATTAGCAATAATTTTAGAAgaaattaattattttgaaaaattcaaaatcagtcATATTAGAAGGGCGAGCAATCAAACAGTGGACAGTTTATCCAAATGGGCCTTGTCTTTTGATGCTGAAGATATATTGAAAATGGATGACTTTCAGGAATCATCACTTGTTGGTGAGATGACAAGTTAATGATGGGAGAGAGGGATTGGAAGGAGTGATGTCAAGCAGGATGACGTCAATTTCATATGAGATTCTGTGTGTGGAACGGCCGAAGTGAAAGTTCACACGGGGGAAGCCCCGCAACCTCAATAAAAACACATAAAGGAAAGCTCAAAGCGGTGGAAAATCGGGAAAGTAGCAATATTAATGATGAGCAACCCCTCGACATGCATGAAATAACATCAGTGTTTGGATTGCGTAAGTGGAGTTTAAATGTTTCTGACAGGGCTTTTGAAGAAAACGTGCAAATGCATTATCAGATGGTTAACATGCCATGCTCATAAATAGGGTAAATGCAGGGTTTAAATCAAGAGATGCAATGTTTGCAGCAACTGTGGAGAAATAAATTAGGGTCAGAGTTTTAGAGTAGAGGCAGCAGTGAAGGACAAAGGGTAAGGAGGAGCCGCCACCATGGAAGCGATGTTTACAGTCACcactaaaaaacaacaaaaaggatTTAAAGGGGTGGTGAGCAGGGATAGGATGGTAGGGTTCCTCCGTTTTAAAGAAGAGGAAATGATAAACACTATGCTGAAGGTGGTCAGACCATTTTTTATGGAGAATGTGGCATGTTGGAAGGTAAACTTGGATATCATATCAATGGTGATAGCATGGCGCTTAGAACTTGGAGAAGACATTGACACAGTGAAATGGGTTGCAACATCAATATTTGATGATGCTATGCTGGAAGGGCTCGATTCCATCCTAGAATGGGTAGTGCCCGGGGTAGGGTTTGATTAC includes:
- the LOC131876613 gene encoding uncharacterized protein LOC131876613 — translated: MKTLSWNVRGCNAPDKIRLIKRCLDQVRPDILLLQETKIKEEDFSLFSRKFQSWNCSLVGAQGASGGLAMLWKGSAIDVTIVRATRWWQWLKIKSMQLQTSFFLFNIYGPINSNLKKQVWSELSEILSNDKENVFILGGDFNALIRPSDKKGGMGWNRQSQRDFSSFVTSSGLIKIPFKTREFTWTNRRSGFLNIAEKLDRFFIAGDWSKSHWTSNAEILPFTGSDHYPICLRLQDDNALERCPFKFEAMWLRDGNIKNLID